The sequence CTTCTGCGCTGTACCCTCCATAAATTACTTTGTCTCCTTGTTTGAGGGGTAGTTCTTTTCCGTCTTTGTAGGTGCCAACTGCTACGACGACTCCTTCTTTGCGATTTTCTTTAGCGGAGTCGGGAATGTAGATTCCTCCAGCAGTTTTTTCTTCTTGTTTTTCTTGTTTTATGAGAACTCGTTCGCCTATTGGTTTGATGTTCATGTGATCTCAACCTCCGCAATTTTTTGTATGTTTTTTGTCTGGTTGTGTTTTTGCGTTGTTGGATGCGATAATGAAATGAATTAAAAAAATTAATCGCGGGTCGAAGCGCTCAAACTACACACCACATCACGTTTACATCACTTACCTTTTTCCTTGCGAAATGTTTCTTTTAACGTATCAAGTGCTTTTTGAACTGCTTCTAATTCTGATCGGGATTCTCCTGTTGCCCGCACGCGCATCTTTGAGGTAAGTAATCTCAACCTGCACTGAAGAAGAGGGTGTGGTCTGTTGGAGATTGATGCGATGTATGCATGAATTGTTCCCTCTCCGAT is a genomic window of Candidatus Woesearchaeota archaeon containing:
- a CDS encoding co-chaperone GroES, whose translation is MNIKPIGERVLIKQEKQEEKTAGGIYIPDSAKENRKEGVVVAVGTYKDGKELPLKQGDKVIYGGYSAEDIEINEEKYVFVDFKDILAKIE